Proteins from a genomic interval of Chanos chanos chromosome 3, fChaCha1.1, whole genome shotgun sequence:
- the iffo2a gene encoding intermediate filament family orphan 2 has translation MDLSRRFSDQIMNPLLPTEASASASLALPMGPNSGALATGSGTTVSSALRNDLGSNIHVLKTLNLRFRCFLAKVHELERRNKLLETQLQHALEQSRYRALFNREQGVQTDVELPVAGSLVQSRYPGKIWSFSHIRRYGGQYEALLGPGVSWTHPDGVGVQIDTVTPELRALYNVLAKVKRERDEYRRKWEEELSRRQQMESTVKTLQESAQESEIIQEELTEKVERLKTELVVFKSLMTDQMSDLDTKIQEKAMKVDMDICRRIDITAKLCDVAQQRNSEDMTKMFHTSPSRAAPEQNRGTVAVACRKKENKETSEEESGEMKGDSQTAEGEEEVAGSLNITDEMKRMLNQLRETFDFDDDCDSLAWEENEETLLLWEDFTNYHTHTVSGDGSLGSLIDATESLFKSREQEYQATIGQIERELATAKNDMNRHLHEYMEMCSMKRGLDVQMETCRRLIKRSEATGRHSPSFSSVASSDSGNTDDMQDELERDGESVMQDV, from the exons ATGGATTTGTCTCGTCGTTTTTCAGACCAAATTATGAACCCGTTACTACCCACGGAGGCATCGGCATCGGCATCCCTTGCTTTGCCAATGGGTCCAAACAGTGGAGCTCTTGCTACCGGGTCTGGGACAACGGTCTCGAGTGCATTGAGAAATGATTTGGGATCGAACATTCATGTGCTGAAAACACTGAATCTTCGCTTTCGCTGCTTTCTTGCTAAAGTTCATGAGTTAGAACGAAGAAACAAACTGCTGGAAACTCAGTTGCAACATGCTTTGGAACAGTCCCGTTACCGTGCCCTTTTTAATCGTGAACAAGGAGTGCAAACCGATGTGGAGCTACCAGTTGCCGGGTCGTTGGTCCAGTCGCGTTACCCTGGTAAAATCTGGAGTTTCTCCCACATCCGAAGATATGGGGGACAATATGAGGCTCTTCTAGGGCCGGGGGTGTCCTGGACGCATCCGGACGGTGTTGGCGTTCAAATCGACACCGTCACTCCAGAGTTAAGGGCCCTTTATAATGTTTTGGCCAAAGTTAAGCGAGAACGAGACGAATACAGGAGAAa ATGGGAGGAGGAGCTGTCCAGACGCCAGCAGATGGAGTCCACGGTGAAAACACTGCAGGAG AGTGCTCAGGAGTCAGAAATCATACAGGAGGAACTAACAGAGAAAGTGGAACGACTGAAAACAGAGCTGGTGGTGTTTAAAAGTCTCATGACTGAT caAATGTCAGACTTGGATACCAAAATCCAGGAGAAAGCCATGAAGGTGGATATGGACATCTGCAGGCGTATTGATATCACAGCCAAGTTATGTGATGTGGCCCAGCAGAGGAATTCAGAGGATATGACTAAGATGTTTCACACAAGCCCATCTAGAGCTGCTCCTGAACAGAACAGG GGTACAGTGGCTGTGGCATGcaggaagaaagagaataaagaaaCATCAGAGGAGGAAAGtggagagatgaagggagacTCACAGACtgcagaaggagaggaggaagtggCAGGATCTCTCAATATCACAGATGAGATGAAACGCATGCTCAACCAACT GAGGGAGACGTTTGACTTTGATGATGACTGTGACAGTTTGGCTTGGgaggaaaatgaagagacaCTGTTGCTATGGGAAGACTTCACcaactatcacacacacact GTGTCAGGGGATGGAAGTCTGGGGAGCCTTATAGATGCTACTGAATCTCTCTTTAAAAGCAGAGAGCAGGAGTATCAGGCAACTATTGGACAAATTGAG AGGGAGCTAGCTACTGCTAAGAATGACATGAACAGGCACCTGCATGAATACATGGAAATGTGCAGTATGAAACGGGGTCTGGATGTACAAATGGAGACCTGCAGAAGACTCATCAAGAGATCAGAGGCCACTGGAAG ACACTCTCCGTCCTTCAGCTCTGTGGCCAGCAGCGACTCAGGGAACACTGACGACATGCAGGATGAgctggagagagatggagagag TGTGATGCAGGATGTCTAA
- the tas1r1 gene encoding taste receptor type 1 member 1: protein MLLGVCLAWVGLAFSHLTWSSSDGCGLQLQGDYSIAGLFPLHDTDTAASHTPYLGNCKEGKSNKHGYHLVQALRYAVEEINNGSISRNLLPGITLGYQTYDTCSMPASILATLDLLARQENSSGVDPQAVAVIGPDSSSYTFTPAAALGSFLVPQISYEASNEMLSNKRLYPAFLRTIPSDKNQVNAMIQILVRFNWTWIALLGSDNDYGLQGMQSLSEQASDYDICIAYKGVIPRYSDETRQRIQNMVQSILRTKVNTIVVFSSKRIVSGFFPFVIPQNVSGKVWIGTEDWSVASLVSSIPGISTIGTVIGASVKYTPFYGFQDFENKALSLPHCNESSQPSGNLGVACLQNTNLYTMVSQKFPLENYDVTSSFNVYKAVYAVAYALRQVLNCDSGKCQKTEVQPWQLLKQIKQARFSIRNTSVYFDENGDPPTGYDIVTWIWEEDQWLLRVVGTYKPDPPMLQVDSSQIQWSSDGVTKTIVPVSLCSPDCPYGHQHLLTGQHRCCFDCMACPANTFLNKSGSTRCQPCELDEWAPAKSESCLNRTLLYLPWEAPLSVTLLTLLALTLLLTVTTALIFLRNLGTPVVKSAGGRTCLLMLLSLTMATCSPLCHFGMPTHLSCVLKQPLFIFSVTICLSCVTVRSFQVVCIFKWSSKLPRAYETWAKNKGPEIFIAVTSLSEFLISLLRIALDPPYPSLDHDFYHDSTVVECSKTMSLGAAVELIYVVVLSALCFCLSYLGKDLPANYNEAKCITFSLMIYIVSWISYFTFYSIDRGTYTMALNVAAILFSVLGMLGGYFLPKVYIIILKPQMNTTAHFQNCIQMYTMSRQ, encoded by the exons ATGTTGTTGGGTGTTTGTTTGGCCTGGGTGGGGCTAGCCTTTAGCCACCTTACCTGGAGCAGCAGTGATGGCTGCGGGCTACAGCTACAAGGAGATTACTCCATTGCCGGCCTATTCCCcctacatgacacagacaccGCTGCTTCTCACACACCATATCTGGGTAACTGCAAAGA AGGAAAATCTAATAAACATGGTTATCATTTGGTGCAAGCTTTGAGATATGCTGTGGAAGAAATCAACAATGGTTCCATAAGCAGGAATCTGTTACCTGGAATCACACTGGGTTACCAAACATATGATACCTGCTCCATGCCAGCCAGCATTCTGGCCACCCTTGACCTTTTAGCCCGACAGGAAAACAGCTCTGGTGTGGACCCTCAAGCGGTAGCTGTTATTGGTCCAGACAGTAGCAGTTATACCTTCACACCTGCCGCTGCCCTAGGGTCGTTCCTAGTGCCCCAG ATCTCCTACGAGGCTTCAAATGAAATGCTAAGTAATAAACGTTTGTACCCAGCTTTTCTCCGTACCATCCCTAGTGACAAGAACCAAGTGAATGCTATGATTCAGATCCTTGTGCGATTTAACTGGACATGGATAGCTCTGCTTGGCAGTGATAATGACTATGGTTTACAAGGTATGCAAAGCCTGTCAGAGCAGGCTTCGGATTATGACATATGCATTGCTTACAAAGGCGTAATTCCCAGGTATAGTGACGAGACTCGACAACGAATACAAAACATGGTTCAGAGTATCCTCCGAACAAAAGTGAACACTATAGTCGTGTTTTCCAGTAAGCGAATAGTCAGCGGCTTTTTCCCATTTGTGATCCCGCAGAACGTCAGTGGTAAGGTTTGGATTGGGACGGAGGACTGGTCAGTTGCATCACTAGTATCTTCGATCCCGGGGATCAGTACAATAGGAACTGTCATTGGTGCGTCAGTTAAGTACACACCTTTTTACGGTTTCCAAGATTTTGAAAACAAAGCTCTTTCGTTACCGCACTGCAATGAGAGTTCACAGCCTTCTGGCAATCTGGGTGTCGCATGTCTTCAAAACACAAATCTCTACACAATGGTATCTCAAAAGTTCCCTTTAGAGAACTATGATGTTACATCCTCCTTCAATGTGTACAAGGCCGTATATGCAGTAGCATATGCTCTTCGCCAGGTTCTTAACTGTGACTCTGGAAAATGCCAGAAGACTGAGGTTCAGCCATGGCAG CTCCTGAAGCAGATTAAACAGGCAAGATTCTCTATCAGGAACACATCAGTTTATTTTGATGAGAATGGAGACCCACCTACAGGCTATGATATAGTAACATGGATTTGGGAAGAGGATCAGTGGTTACTTCGAGTGGTGGGAACGTACAAGCCAGATCCCCCTATGCTACAGGTGGACTCCTCTCAGATTCAGTGGAGTAGTGATGGTGTTACCAAAACAATT gtgcctgtttctctgtgttcccCTGACTGCCCCTACGGTCACCAGCATCTCCTCACAGGGCAGCACAGATGCTGTTTTGACTGCATGGCATGTCCTGCCAATACTTTTCTCAACAAGTCAG GCTCAACAAGATGCCAGCCATGTGAGCTTGATGAGTGGGCACCAGCAAAAAGTGAGTCCTGCCTGAACAGGACTCTGCTCTACCTGCCCTGGGAGgctcctctctcagtgactcTGCTCACGCTGCTGGCTCTGACTCTGCTGCTCACCGTAACCACGGCACTCATCTTCCTGCGTAACCTCGGTACACCTGTGGTGAAGTCAGCCGGAGGTAGAACCTGTCTGCTgatgctgctctctctcactatgGCCACATGTAGCCCTCTGTGTCACTTCGGAATGCCCACACACCTAAGCTGTGTCCTCAAACAGCCTTTGTTCATCTTTAGTGTTactatctgtctgtcctgtgtgacTGTTCGCTCTTTCCAGGTCGTGTGCATCTTTAAATGGTCCTCTAAGCTGCCCAGGGCGTATGAGACATGGGCTAAAAATAAGGGTCCAGAGATTTTTATCGCAGTCACCTCACTGTCCGAGTTCCTCATCTCTCTGCTGCGGATAGCCCTGGATCCACCCTATCCCTCTCTGGACCATGACTTCTACCATGACAGCACTGTAGTGGAGTGTAGTAAAACCATGTCCCTGGGAGCAGCTGTGGAGCTTATCTATGTGGTAGTACTCAGTGCCCTCTGTTTCTGCCTTAGTTACCTGGGTAAAGATCTGCCAGCAAACTACAATGAAGCTAAATGCATAACATTTAGTCTCATGATCTATATTGTCTCCTGGATTAGTTACTTCACATTTTACAGCATTGACAGAGGCACATATACTATGGCCTTGAATGTAGCTGCCATACTCTTTAGTGTGCTGGGGATGCTCGGTGGCTATTTTCTGCCTAAGGtgtatattattattttgaaaccCCAGATGAACACCACTGCCCATTTCCAAAATTGCATTCAGATGTACACGATGTCTagacaatga